Genomic DNA from Nodosilinea sp. FACHB-141:
GCACCTGGCCGACCAGGAGGCCCAGGAGCAGGCAGACAGCGAACAGCAGGCACAAACACCCGAGCAGCCGGTACAGGCCGGTTTACCGGGGCAGGAGGGGCACGATGGGCAGGATGTGGACGGTAGAGCAACGGGAGGCCCAGCGCCAGCGGTGCCTAGCTACCCAGCCCTGGACCCGGAGCACCGGGCCGACCAGTGAGGAGGGGAAGCTGGCCAGCAGCATGAACGGATTGCGCCATGGCCTGTACTGCAAGCGGAATAAGGTCGTTCGGGTGATGGCGGCCTGGCTCATGCAGGCCCAGCAGTTTGAGGAGTGCCGAGCCGAGCTGGCCACTTGGCTACCCCAGGCCGTTGCCCTGCGCCGGGAGAATCCGGCCCTGTTCGATGCCCTCTTTGAGGTTCAAACTGAGAGCGAACAGGACATTTAATCCTACTAAGCCATTGCCAATCAAAAGAATGGTTGTATTTGACTCAGCCAAAGCCTTTTGATGCATGAACTATTTCAAGTCTTGTAAAGAACTCTACAAAGTCGAGCCCTCTTAACTCCGGAATGTCAGACGGCACATAAAAGCAACCACAATTTTCAGAAATATAAATATTTTCAACATCATCTGCCTTCAAAAGTTCGTTAAACTTCCGCTGGCTGTTTGACAAGACTTCTTTTACAAGCTTGAGATTCATTCTTTGTGGAGGCTTTAGAAAGCCTGATAGGTTGTTTTTGCTGTAAAGTCTAGTAATTCTTTCTCTATTTGCTTCATCCATCTTGTGTGTTACAAAAATAGAATCAGTCCCATATAGTTTTGGATTGTTGTCTACAATTTTTTCCATTCCAATAAGGTAGCAAAGCTTCTCGATTTTCCTCCACCTGTCTGTATGGTCACGAGTTATTGTTGCAAAAAAGACTCGATTATGAGCTAGTTCTTTTAGTTTTTGTATTAATTGCTTAAGCTCTGTGCTAGTTATCAGTCCTTTAGTATGAGGCATTTCGAGAAACGTCATATAAGTTTCAGTTGTTTTCCGCTTTGTCTTACCCATATCTGAAATCAATAAATAAGTGAAACTGAACTTAATCTACTCCCCTTCCCTCTCCCTGAGCATAATCAGGGTAATAGGCACAACATCCTTTATCCTTGGCTCATCTTCTTGCAACCAAATTTGAGTAATTACTTACTCATTTGAGTAAGTAATTACTCAAGTATTGCCTTGAGCAGCACTGAGCATTATCATCCCAGCATGATTATCAGTTTGATCGGCTGGAAAGGCGGAATTTCTAAAACCACCAGTGCTATCTGCCTGGCCACCTTGCTAGCTCGGCAGGGTAAAACCCTGCTGATTGATTCAGACCCTAACAGGAGCGCTTCCCTGTGGGCCAGGAAGGGCAAGCTGCCCTTTACTACCTGCACCGACAACGAGGCGGCCAGGGAGCTGATGAGCGGGGGATACCAGCACACCGTAATTGATACCCCGGCCCGGCCCGGCCCGGACGATGTGGTTGCCATTGCCAGGGGGGCGGATCTGCTGATCCTCCCAACTACGCCTGATCCGCTGGCTCTGTCGGCACTGGTACAGCTCACCCAGGAATTGCCAGAGGGAGCTAATTACCGGTGCTTGGTGACCATTTCACCGCCATCACCTCAAACCGATGGGGCAGAGGCTATCCAGGCATTAAAGCGCCATGGCTTACCGGTGTTCGAGCGGGCGATCAGGCGGCGGAAAGAATATATCCACGCGGCCAATGAAGGGCGAACGGTGCGGGGCATTGCCTGGCACGACTGGGAAGCAGTTTGGAGAGAATTAAACGATGGAAAAGTGGGATGACATCTTCAGTGCTGCAAAACCAGGGGACAAGCCGGCCCAGCCGCCAGCAGCACCAAAACCGGCCCCAGCCACCAGCAGGCCGGAGAACCCCTGGGAGGGGCTAGAGCCACCGGAGAAGGAGGCCACGGTGCGGCTGAACGTAGACATTCCGATCAGCTTGAATGATGCACTGGCTGATAAGGCCCGGCAGCTCCGGAAACCGAAGACCGAGCTAGTCCGGAAACTATTGGAATGGGCACTCAATGATTTGATTGAGTAACGACTTACTCAAGTAAGCACTCAATCACTCAAGATTCGATACCCTTAATGGTTGTCGCTCCTCCCTGCCATGACCACCAAAGCCCGCCGCCTGAAACACCGGAATTTCGGCCTGCACTCGGACTCGATGGGCATGTTTCTCCACCGGATAGCCCGATACCCGTTGCTCACCCGAGAACAGGAGCAGGAGCTGGCGCACCGGATGCGGGTCGGGGACAGGAGGGCCAGGGAGCAGTTCATTAACTCGAATCTCCGGCTGGTGGTGTGTCTCGCCAAGAAATACAGCAGTTCCCTCCCCGGCACCGGCATGACCCTGATGGATCTGATTCAGGAGGGCACGATTGGCTTACAAACCGGCATCGACAAATTTGACCCGGACAGAGGGTTCAAGGCCAGCACCATGCTCTACTGGTGGATTTATCAGGCCATCACACGGGCGCTGAGGAACCAGGGGCGCACTATCCGGCTTCCGACCCACATTTTCGAGCGGTTCCAGCGCTGGCTGAGAGCCAAGGAGCAGTTTGTCCAAGCGCACGGGCGATCGCCCAATGCAGAGGAATCCGCCGCGTTGCTGGTGGAAATCGGCCTCAAGCGCCGGGCTTTGGATGCCATCCTGGCCACCAAAGCCCGCTCCCTGGATGTGCTGACCGGCGAGGACCAAAACACCTCCCTCCTGGAGATGCTGGCCGACCCCACCTCCGGCCCCGGCACAGACCTGGAGCAAGACGACCGGCGACAGGAGCTAGTGGAGGTTTTGAGGTCGGCCCGGCTTACTGAGCAGGAATACCAAGTGCTCTGGCTGGCGTATGGAGACGGCGAGCGTTCCGACGCGATCGCCCAGCAGCTCGGCCTGACCCTAGAGCAGGTCAGGGTGCTCAGAAAAACGGCGATGAGAAAATGCCGGTACAGGGCAGGGCACCAGCGCCAGGGTCGGGCCGGGGCGGCAGCGTGAGACTGTCACAGCACCTCTACAAAAATGTCCCTGAAAAATCTAGTCCAAATTTAGTCCAAAAGCTAAATGAGACATATATAAATCAAGGGTTATCAAGCATTTTGGGATCTGAGTATTTGCTGTCATCGCAGCTATTCGGGCTGGAATGACGGTATATCAATGCTTTCAGCGTTTCTCACGTTGAGTCTCAAATTAGCCTAAAACCCTGACTGGCACAAGCCCCAGCCCCCGGCTAAGCCAGTTAGCCGATCGCACTGGCCAGGGCGCAGCTCCTCCTCCGGCACCGGGCACCATAGGCCCAGCAGCGGGTTCCTGAGAGCGCTCCCAGCGTAGATGCAAAACCTGAACTTAAACCCTCACCGGCACCGCTGGCCGTGGGGGTTTTGTTTTGGCGAGCTATCAAAAGGCGATCGCGGCGTAGCCAGAGGGTAGGGGTAGATGCCGTAACTCTTGGCTACAGCATCGTTAACTGCAACTTTTGATACCACGCGAAAACCGAGCCCACGTAATTCGTCGGCTCGGTTATAATTGTTGTTTAATGGCCTCCCATCTGCCTGCAAGCAAGGAGCCATTTTCGCTCAACTGCCCTATCTATCACCTAAGAGGAGGTAAGAACCTTGGACAACTGGTTTCGACCAGATTTGTTGACTTTGATTGCAATCGCTATTGTCCTGTCCATTGCCCAAAAGGAGGCAATAACCTTAGACAACTGGTCTAGAGCAGAGCTGCTAGCTCTAATAGCGATCTCCATAGAGTTAGTCGCCCTCATCGGGTAGGCTAACCTCTAAACTCCGGCCATATGAGATGACGCTCAGTGGTCGGTTTTTTTTGGCTTGTCTATAAGTATTATAGTAGCAACTTTGATCAAAAGTAGAAAATTCTACTTTTTGGTCGATATTGAAACTTTGAAAATCTAACGAGCCTAGTCTTTGGAAGGCTGAAAACCATTGGTACAAGAGGTTTTCAGCCTTTAAGGCGACAATGCATTAGCTCTGGTAGTGCAATACATTGGATCCAATCCGGAGCTAATCTGCCAGGCCGTGGCTTAAGGTTGTGAGCACCCGTAACTTCCGGCGTAGCTTTGCCACCAACCTGCACAAGCAGGGCTACAGCCTGGCCAAGATTGCCCGCCTACTGGGGCGCAGCAGCGCCAGCATGACGGCGCGGTATGTGGAGTAGTCGGCTCTGTATCAGAATCCGATAGCCTCCCCCGTTTCTGGATCGATGCCCAGTTCTTCGCAGTCTCGGTTTGAGTAAGGAGTAATGATGCCGCCAGGCAGAGTGGTGCCGCAAAGCTGAGCTAGATCAAGTTGATCGAGTTCATAAGCCCCATTTTTGATTCTCCCCATGTAAGCCCCTGTGAGGTTAGCCCCAACGAGGTCCGCCCCATCGAGTTTGGCCTCAAAGAGGTAAGCCCCTACCAGGTTCGCTTTTTTTAGGCTCGCCCCAACAAGGTTCGCTTCGCCTAGATAAGCTCCTGCCAGGTTCGCTTCGCCTAGATAAGCTCCTGCCAGATTCGCTTTGTCTAGGCTCGCCCCAACAAGGTTGGCTTCGATTAGGTTAGCCTCTTGAAAATCCAAGCCAGATAGGTTTACTCCCCGCAAATCTAGCCTCGATAGATTCTGAGCTTTGAAGCTAATAACAGGGGTTGCAGAATCTTCCTTTATCTGAGATAACCCGGAAGCTTGGATAAAATCAATTAGCTGAGTTCTTCTAGAGAGATCTAGTTCACGAAGTGCAGCAACCGTTCGCCCCCGAGCTAGTACAATTGCCCCCTCATTGGGTGTTTCAGATAAAAGATTCTGCGAGAAGGTAAGCTCCTCAAGCTTGTCAAAATATGCCTTGAGAACCGCAATTTGATTTGCTTCCCCTTGGATTTGCCCTGTAATAATGCTACCGGCAGCGGCTACAACCAGCGGTACCGCAAGTAGCTTCATCCATTCCAACTGAGGTAAGGAGAATAGAAACCACTTTGGAGTATCCCAACCCAGGAACTTAAAGGCTTGTTTAGTAGGTTCCCGAAGCTTGAGCAGAGGCCGATTACTGACAAACAGCGCTGTTCTGATTGGGCTACGGACAATCTGCTCAGCCTCTTTCCAAAGCTTGTCCTTGTTCAGCCGAGCACCTGGCTTACACCTACTGGCGTAAATTTCCCAGGCCACCCGCTCGGTATCCGCTCGCTGCTTCTCTGCATCAGGTTTCCGGGGCACTTCTTGCCATCCTCACGATTTACCCCATAGCTTCACCTGAAACTGGGCAAAATCCGCAAAGTCTGGGGGGCAAGCACCTGTTTCCCGGTCGGTTGGCTCGGTCGTCGGCTGACTGGCTGTTCGACCGGGCTGTGGCCTATGCCGGTCTGGCTAGGCTGGGGCAGTTTAGATGGGTGGCAAAATGGCTGAAACCCTTGCCAGCCGTCGCATTTTGCGACCTGCTACCGGCCAGAAACCTGTATTATCCAGGGACTGTGGCTGGTAGCAAAACAATGTCTGACAAGCAAATCCTTCTCCTAGCGATACTCCTAGGGAGCCAGGGTGTGGAATCATCAGCCGCCCCAGAAAAACAAGTGCCTGCAAACCTGACAATCAAGGTCGCCAGCCGCCAACTCCGAGACCACTGGGTTGCCGAGGCCCGCCGGGATGGCAGTAGCTTGACCCGCGTTGTGACCGAGTTCTTAACAGCAAGATACGGCAGGCCAAGAGGTTAACCAACCTCCCCGGTCGGTGCCCAGGGGCCAACCACCGGCTCCCCGGCCTGCTCCCGGTCGGCCAGTGTCAGGTTCAGCTCCAGCAGCCGTGCCAGCAGGTCGTCAGCCTGGCTGAACCCGTAGGCTTGCAGTACCAGGGCATCGAGCTGTTTGTGGAGTTTGTAGAGCTGGCTGGCCTCTTCATCAAAGTAGGCGTTGTAGAGCTTGGTGATGCCCCACTGTTTCTGCTCCATCTGCTCACTGCGGTACTGGTGCAGCTCCAGAGCCTTCGCCCGGATGGCTTGGACGGTCCCCGGTGCCGGTGCCTGGGGGAAGGGGAATGTCTCAAAGCAGGTGTTGTGGGTGTAGGCAATTCTGTCTTCAAGGGTTGATTTTTGGGCGTGCATCCAGATTCGGTGAGTCTCAGATGTCAAGACACCAAAAACATAAAAGTCATCTGAGGCAACGGCCTTTGTCTTGTTACCAGGAAGCCAGTTAGAAGGTGATGGAACAAAAATTGCCCATTTAGAAACTTCAGGAACGGCAAAATAGTAGGGCAAAGCGTCAAGCTTTCTCCTCATTTTTGGTGCGTTCTCTCCAAAAATCCACCAATTATCGCGCCTAACTTTGCGGCGATTTTGATCTCTAATAGGCTTGACGGTTCGTTTTACATGCGCAAAAGGTGCTAGATACCAGCTTGCATCTTCAATAGATTTACCAAAAAAATCAACCACCCATCTATCAGGTTCTCCGTTGACGTTCCTCGCTAGGTTCCCACCCATTGAGAATGGTTTTACAACACAAAAATTCGTGGAATCATGTTCCTCTCCCCAATCTTTAGCTGTTGCTTCATCTATAATAAATCCCTCACCTAGAGGGATTACGCCCTGGAAGCACTGCTCAAGGTTGGCACGGAGCCTATTAGCTTTTGAGACATCTAAAGTTCCTTTAAGAGAAGATGATATCTGAGGCACTTTTTGATTGTCTAAATAAAATTCTTGAGGTTCTTTCCCTGACCAATTGACAATACTGACATGAACATTGGCTTCTCCCGACCAAGGTTGAGAAGAAATGGCTTCATGTATCACACCTCCCTTTTGAATAACGTAGTCCAGAGTGGCGATTCTCGCTTTACCTTGACTAATCGAATTAGTGGCAACTAAACCAGCTCGACCCTGCTGCCCAATGCGGTCTTGGGATAGCCGAAACCAATAGGAGCAAAAATCAACAGAATCCTTCACGTCAGGGAAATGCTCAAAAATGCGATCAACATATTCATCGCCTAAATTTAGGCGCATGTGTTTTCCACCCAAGAACGGCGGATTCCCAATAATCGCATCAGCCTTAGGCCAGTCGGTAAACAGAGCATCCTGACAGACGATATTCCGGTCCAGGGTGTCCAGGGGCAGGGCCGGTTCGTACAGGCCCAGGCGGTCGATGGCTACCTTCCGGGCAATCATCAGGGTTACTCTGGCCAGCTCCACGGCAAACGGGTTGTTGTCGATGCCGAACAACTGGAGCGGGGTAACAAAGCCCATTTGTATTTGCTCACGGGGAGAGCGACGGCGTTCAGCAATCTTGTCAAGCAGATCTTGCTCAATCTGCTTGAGTTCCTGATAGGCGATGTAGAGGAAGTTGCCAGAACCACAGGCCGGGTCCAGCACCCGGTACTGCTGTAGTTCAAGCTGCAAGGTCTCAAGCTGGCCAATGGTGTTGGCCTGGTCGATACGCTCCTCCCAGTACCGGGAAATGGTTGGCCGCACGATCTTCATGATGTCGGCTTCTGAGGTGTAGTGGATGCCGTGCGCGTGGCGCTCATTCTGATCGATGGCCGATTCAAAGATGTTGCCAAAGATGGCCGGGCGAATCTTGCCCCAATCCTCCAGTGCCGAAACCTCCAAAAACTTCAGCTCCTGGTTCGTCAGTTGAAGCAAATGGATCTTAGAGAATAGGCCCCCGTTGAAGTATTCCACGCCCTGGTAGCGCCCGGCAGGGGTAATGCCGGGGGTGTTCATTTCCCTGAACAGGCCGCCGATCACATCGTAGGAACTGGCCCCGGCCAGGCAGTCCTGGACACACTGCACAAACAGGCTACCGGGCAACAGGCCCCGGTCTTCGGCAAACATGGCCAGGACGCACTGGAGCACGTAGCGCTGGGCCATCATGGATGCCTGGTTTAGGCTCTCAGCCTGGCCGGTGCGGAGCAGCCGGGCCTGGAGCATCTGGAATAGTTCACCCATGCGCCCAGCGGCTTTCTCGGTCACCTCAACCTGGTTATTGCCAAAGACCGGCTTCTTCTCCTGCACCTCCATGAAGCCAAAGGTTGAAGCCCGCTCCGGTAGCTGGGCCAGGAGCACCATGTCGATGGGCGTGTCGATCTGGGTGTCGAAGTCGTAGATCCAGAACTCATCGAAGTTGCACAGCATGACGTACCGGGGCCGGTTGGGCACCGCCCGCTGCCAGTAGTCAAAGGCTTGGGAGTAGTGCTTAGAGAGGTCAGCCCCACGCTTCTTCATCTCGATTAGCACCCGTGGCTTCCACACCAGATCGGTGAAGCCGGTTTTGCCCTTCTTGCTGCCTTTGTGGATGCGCTCCTCGTAGGTGGCCCCGGCCTGTAGTGCTCCCTCATGGCCAAAGGCCCGGAAGAAGTTTTCTAGGAAAACCTGGGCCTGACCTTTCTCATCTCCAGTGATGTACTGCCGCGTGTAGTTAACGAAATTGTTGAGGCTCTGAGCAGTTGAGGTCATGGGGGCATGGGGGGGTGGGGGTGGCTCTAACCCTTTATGCCCCTTTGTAGTCGCTGAGCCGTATTTATTCCATAAAGGTTCTCTCAACCGGTCCCCGGCTCCCGGCTAAGCCAGTTGGCCGATCGCACCGGCACCGGGCGCAGCTCCCCTACCGGCAGCGGGCACTATAGGCCCAGCAGCGGGTTCCTGAAAGCGCTCCCAGCGTAGATGCAAGAAGTAGTTTCAACCCCCACCGGCACCGCTATCCTAGGGTCCGTAGATGAGGATGGCGACAATGGTTAGCAGCCCCAGAAAAAATGCACTGAAAGCGGCGATCGCTGCGTACATCGAGCACCTAAAGGAGCCCGTCCCCCGCCGTGGCACCTGCGAGGATGAGGACGGCACGATATCGCCTGAACTGAGGACGGTGTGCCGCTACGGGCAGGAAATCTCCGATCATCCAGCCATCTACCAGGGTGTGGAAAGCTGGGCGACCGTGCTATGGGTGAGAGAGCATGTTTCCGTTGATGGGAGCGGGTGGGGAGAGCAAAAGCTTCACCTGGTTTATTCTGAAGTCGAGAATGGGGCGCTGCTGAGTGTGGCTGAGATTGATGTCTCCCATCTGCGGAATGCGATCGAAGGCAACGACGCAACATCCAAGGCGCTGGCATCAATGCTCAAAGATTTGGGGGTGCTCAAGACCAGCGACGACTCAGCCAGATGACCGATCGCACCGGCCAGGGCGCAGCTCCCCCTCCGGCACCGGGCACCATAGGCCCAGCAGCGGGTTCCTGAAAGCGCTCCCAGCGTAGATGCAAAACCTGAACTTAAACCCCCACCGGCACCGCTGGCCCGTGGGGGTTTTGTTTTGCTTAGGCCCTAGCTAGCTAGCTTGCTTGCTGGTAGAAAATATCCCAGACATTCTCATTGCGCTTTTTGGGGTTAACCCCCGCCCATTGAGCGATCCACTTGCCGCCGTAGGAAGCAGACCGTTCATAGACCAGGCCCGGTCTCATACGCTTGACGCAAAAGACCTCTCTAGCTGCGCGGGTAGAAACGCGATCGAGGGGAATAGGGTATCTAAGAGGAAGTTGCAAATCTTCGCCACTAGGCATACTGTTCTTAGGCATGGTGAAAACTCCAAATAGGTTTTTGCCGTCAATCGATACGCAAAGCTGTTTTTGCAATCAGTGGTATGGGCGCTAGGCAGCTTTGCGTAATCACAATAGATAAAACACAAGAAACGCCGCTGGAGCTGACTCAGGAAATGGCCCCTGCGACCGGGTACGGGGAAGTTCTTGAACCGTAAGATCATCCTTTTGCTAGCAAGAGAGTACGTAGATCGGCGCATCGCCCACACCCAGAGGTAGAAACCCACATGCATCGGTAGATTCTCGCCTGAGCCGAGTAGAATGCCCTGCTGGTCGGCATCATACCCGATTATTTTCAGATGTAGGGTCTAACGGTCAACTTTCTCCAGAAATGGCGCTAAATATAGGCCCCCGCCGCTACCCCCCTGGCCTGCATTAGCCCCCTTTAGACCTGCTCTAGGGGGCTTTGTTCTGGGCACCATAGCCTGGTCGCGTGAGTGCTGCTATGAACCCTGGGGAATGGCCTGCTGATTGGATGTTCTATACCGGCAACAACACCGGGCTAGGGGCAGACCTGTTCTGGTTGGGTGGCATTGCTGTGATGCTGTGGTGGCACTTCAGGCAAGCGCGTCAGAGTTAGCCAGGGGCCAAAGGTCACCCCAGCCGGTGTTCCTGGAGTCCAGCAGGCCCAGCAATGAATATCCTAGGCTCCGGTTCCGGCAGCTCCGGTACATGCCCGTGCTGGATCAGCAGCAGCCCAGACCATTCTGGCTCCGGTGCCGTCCAGTCCCCAGCCAGGATGGCCTGATACGCCTCCTGGAATGCGATCGCCTGCCGGGGCCTGTTGCGCTGGGGTCGCCAGTAGTAGAGCGCTCCCGGCGTGTGTACCGGCCTCAGGAGCCGGGCCGGTGCAGTCATCACATGGCCGTAGCTTTTGGGGCCGTATTGATTGCAGGTCGCCTCCTTGAAGGCGAAACCGATGATCGCCGGGGTCGCCTGGCTGCTGGCATGGATCAGCGTCAGCCCGGCCCAGCTCGACTCCCAGGAGCGAAACTCTTCCAATTTGTAGCCATCACATATTTCATCGGCATAGGGCTGTCTGATACTCAGAGCCCTTAGATTCTCCGTTCTATTAATCATTGCATCGTTTTATAAGTGGTCGTTTTAAGCCGGGTTCTTGATGCTCCTAAATGTCAGAGACAAAAGCCCAAAAGCCCTGTAAAGCCGCCATTATAGCGCATATTTACTAATATGAATTAGCCCCTGTTTTGAGGTATTTTGCTAATAATAAATATCTCTTCCAATTCCCGGCGTTCCCAGCCCGGTCCCGGCCTGCATGGCTGGAGAAGGGCACCAAAAAGCCCCAGCCTGGGTAGACCAGAACCGGGGCGGGTGTAATGGTATATTTCTTACTCCTAAATAGTGTCGGTTGGCGGTAGGTGGTGCCGTCTTGTGGCTGTCTACCCGTTGTCTCGTAGCTGTCTCGCGAGACAATCCGAAAGGCAACTCACGAGACAGCGAGACAACGAAGAGACAAGGGGTTTAGGGATTCTGTCTTGCGGCGTAGACAGTCACGAGACATCACGAGACAGCGTAGCGGGGCGGGTTCTCGGGGAGGCGATCGATAAAGCCCTCGTGCGCCATCCGCTCTAATTTTTGCTCCAGTGTTTTGGTGTCGATGCCATCCTTTAGAGCCCGGTGTTTTTGCCTGATTTGGGATGCCCGTAGCGGCTCGTTGGCTTTAATTAACACCTCCCTGATAATGGCAACCTCATCGTCTGAACTGTCAGCAGAGTATGCCGATTCTAGCTCCTGGTTGTTGGACGTTTGCCCTAGCTCTAGGGTGGGCACCTCAACAGCAATCGGCGTGTTTTTCTGGCCAGGGTAATAGACGTTTGCTTTACCCGATGGCATGGCCCTACCCCCAGGGCCAACGATCGCCGATAGCTCAATTTCGAGTAAGGTTTGGTCGCGTTGTTCAGCTACACCGGCCTTACCACCCAGTGAGGTTAGAGTGCGACCGTGGGCGACGTACACAGCAAACATGTTGACCTTTCGCAGGTCAGACATAGAGCTGGCAAAAAACTGGCCAGAGTGGGGGCAGTGGCTAGCCCAATTGGTAAACTCCTCCGTCAGCAGGGTGTAGGGTTTGGGGTTGAAGTTGGGGCGCTGGCTGAGCACCTGATACCGGCTTTTCACCAGATCAGCAAAGGCCACCAGGCGATCGTCGCAGGCTTGATAGTCCATACCAGCACCATAGACCGGCAGGCTCTCCCAGGCACCGTAGGCGGCATGGGGATCTAGGATTTCGCAGTGATGCCCAGCGGCTAAGCGCTGCTGAATGAGCCAGTGGGCCAAGGTGCTTTTGCCGCTGCCCTGGGGACCGTAGATCAAGATCGTGGGATAGGCCAAGCACTCTTGCAGGATGCCGGTTGCCGTCGGTGCGATCGCAACCTCATCCTCATCCCACTGCTGGGCACCGGCAGGCATGGCAGCCACAGGCAAGGCATTAAGGCGGGTGCTTGGGCCGATGGGGGCGGGTAGAGGCGCTGGGGTTTCCGGCGCGGCTGGGGGCGCATTCTTGCCCAGAAGACCCAACGCTTTGGCCAGGCTCTCAGCGTCACCGGATAGCCTTAACTCACGGGCGATCGCCTGGGCTAGCTCGGCCTGTACCCGGTCGGCCCCAGCACCGGCCTGGTATTCCCGGAGCTGCTTTTTATCCAGCAAGTGGGCCACCAGGCCATCTGATACCGCTTCAATTTGGTCGCTGTTGCGCTCGTTAGCATCCCAGG
This window encodes:
- a CDS encoding ParA family protein: MIISLIGWKGGISKTTSAICLATLLARQGKTLLIDSDPNRSASLWARKGKLPFTTCTDNEAARELMSGGYQHTVIDTPARPGPDDVVAIARGADLLILPTTPDPLALSALVQLTQELPEGANYRCLVTISPPSPQTDGAEAIQALKRHGLPVFERAIRRRKEYIHAANEGRTVRGIAWHDWEAVWRELNDGKVG
- a CDS encoding RNA polymerase sigma factor RpoD/SigA → MGMFLHRIARYPLLTREQEQELAHRMRVGDRRAREQFINSNLRLVVCLAKKYSSSLPGTGMTLMDLIQEGTIGLQTGIDKFDPDRGFKASTMLYWWIYQAITRALRNQGRTIRLPTHIFERFQRWLRAKEQFVQAHGRSPNAEESAALLVEIGLKRRALDAILATKARSLDVLTGEDQNTSLLEMLADPTSGPGTDLEQDDRRQELVEVLRSARLTEQEYQVLWLAYGDGERSDAIAQQLGLTLEQVRVLRKTAMRKCRYRAGHQRQGRAGAAA
- a CDS encoding tyrosine-type recombinase/integrase, with protein sequence MSTRNFRRSFATNLHKQGYSLAKIARLLGRSSASMTARYVE
- a CDS encoding pentapeptide repeat-containing protein, with amino-acid sequence MPRKPDAEKQRADTERVAWEIYASRCKPGARLNKDKLWKEAEQIVRSPIRTALFVSNRPLLKLREPTKQAFKFLGWDTPKWFLFSLPQLEWMKLLAVPLVVAAAGSIITGQIQGEANQIAVLKAYFDKLEELTFSQNLLSETPNEGAIVLARGRTVAALRELDLSRRTQLIDFIQASGLSQIKEDSATPVISFKAQNLSRLDLRGVNLSGLDFQEANLIEANLVGASLDKANLAGAYLGEANLAGAYLGEANLVGASLKKANLVGAYLFEAKLDGADLVGANLTGAYMGRIKNGAYELDQLDLAQLCGTTLPGGIITPYSNRDCEELGIDPETGEAIGF
- a CDS encoding DNA methyltransferase is translated as MTSTAQSLNNFVNYTRQYITGDEKGQAQVFLENFFRAFGHEGALQAGATYEERIHKGSKKGKTGFTDLVWKPRVLIEMKKRGADLSKHYSQAFDYWQRAVPNRPRYVMLCNFDEFWIYDFDTQIDTPIDMVLLAQLPERASTFGFMEVQEKKPVFGNNQVEVTEKAAGRMGELFQMLQARLLRTGQAESLNQASMMAQRYVLQCVLAMFAEDRGLLPGSLFVQCVQDCLAGASSYDVIGGLFREMNTPGITPAGRYQGVEYFNGGLFSKIHLLQLTNQELKFLEVSALEDWGKIRPAIFGNIFESAIDQNERHAHGIHYTSEADIMKIVRPTISRYWEERIDQANTIGQLETLQLELQQYRVLDPACGSGNFLYIAYQELKQIEQDLLDKIAERRRSPREQIQMGFVTPLQLFGIDNNPFAVELARVTLMIARKVAIDRLGLYEPALPLDTLDRNIVCQDALFTDWPKADAIIGNPPFLGGKHMRLNLGDEYVDRIFEHFPDVKDSVDFCSYWFRLSQDRIGQQGRAGLVATNSISQGKARIATLDYVIQKGGVIHEAISSQPWSGEANVHVSIVNWSGKEPQEFYLDNQKVPQISSSLKGTLDVSKANRLRANLEQCFQGVIPLGEGFIIDEATAKDWGEEHDSTNFCVVKPFSMGGNLARNVNGEPDRWVVDFFGKSIEDASWYLAPFAHVKRTVKPIRDQNRRKVRRDNWWIFGENAPKMRRKLDALPYYFAVPEVSKWAIFVPSPSNWLPGNKTKAVASDDFYVFGVLTSETHRIWMHAQKSTLEDRIAYTHNTCFETFPFPQAPAPGTVQAIRAKALELHQYRSEQMEQKQWGITKLYNAYFDEEASQLYKLHKQLDALVLQAYGFSQADDLLARLLELNLTLADREQAGEPVVGPWAPTGEVG